One stretch of Muribaculum intestinale DNA includes these proteins:
- a CDS encoding SusC/RagA family TonB-linked outer membrane protein: MKPRSSVTTADTLRGILMRISVVMVSLLMCVPPAFSQGAGGMVKGVVSDETGEPLTGAVVSIPGTSRGTSTDIDGAYTIRASVGETLEFAFIGYDKQQVKVKEVPATINITLNPNAQMQMDEVVVIGYGTVKKTDMTGSVTNVKMSDIKDAPVLSVDQALQGRIAGADIMSSTGEPGANTSIRIRGTRSITASNEPLIVVDGVMDAVHDLNDLNMADIQSISVLKDASSTAIYGSRGSNGVIIVTTKQGSGTSGKPNITLKADIGFSQLPKGLDIMNASEFAQYRNDYAYFNTADGNDAVGDGTPLSKYPYPDPFSLGTGTDWVKEITRTAPTQNYALSISGRSAKTSYYGSISYNDTEGIIEKSGMKRFTGRLSLEHEFAKWIKVGYKGTYTHRDQDMNLASIGGTAYYQAAIYLSPLIKANDNFNPLWNNGQKINTPRSTIDLNTHNLKRRSMNHAITFDVTILPNLKFRSQNSYYTYDRQTFRYYPSTLPRKVEGEGGEAYRADWSEYTLSSENTLTFNLNTKSGHNLDVMGGFTGYTYHGDNFTLEGKGYMDDNVKWNNMNAVPDKETYSAATSTTKKTKMSALARFNYNYKQRYYVTFTGRYDGASNFAANNKWAFFPSGALKWNAANEAFLKGVDWLDELSIRLSAGRTGNDAISAYRSMAALSSTTNGYLFGGSQPVAFYPSRLASPNLTWEKTDLYNVAADISLFNGRLTLTAEGYISRTTDLLLTVQTASQSGYTTRFTNLGKTSNKGVELSIESRNISNRDFSWTTNFTLAHNKQMVDEIGSEDFVSAQDSPGNNPYMMQGYVKGYPLNALWGFKYAGVWHSVDEFNRNKITKAYAPPSTLNDGNIAGNLGTPRYYDINRDGVLSQDDLVYLGNADPILYGGLQNNFRWRNFRLGVYFTYSIGGKIYNYSEIYMSGSNFTNQYRYMLDSWHPVRNPESDYPRAGAVNAHVPSDFMVHDASYLRLKNITFGYTLDLSDKCKFMRDVQFTVSGENLWLWKKYNGFDPDVSSSDDSALRRVDMGAYPKARTFVFSVQMRY; encoded by the coding sequence ATGAAACCAAGAAGCAGTGTTACAACAGCCGACACTCTGCGTGGTATCCTGATGAGGATATCCGTCGTGATGGTGTCGTTGCTTATGTGCGTGCCGCCGGCATTCAGCCAGGGCGCAGGCGGTATGGTAAAGGGTGTGGTAAGCGATGAGACCGGTGAACCTCTCACCGGAGCCGTGGTAAGTATTCCCGGCACCTCGCGCGGCACCTCTACCGACATTGACGGAGCGTATACCATCCGCGCCTCCGTAGGAGAAACTCTGGAATTCGCCTTTATCGGCTACGACAAGCAGCAGGTAAAGGTAAAGGAAGTTCCGGCCACAATCAACATCACTCTTAATCCTAACGCGCAGATGCAGATGGATGAGGTAGTGGTAATCGGTTACGGTACTGTCAAGAAAACCGACATGACCGGATCGGTGACCAATGTAAAGATGAGCGATATCAAGGATGCTCCCGTGCTCTCGGTCGACCAGGCTCTCCAGGGCCGTATTGCCGGTGCCGACATCATGAGTTCAACAGGTGAGCCGGGTGCCAATACCTCAATCCGTATACGAGGCACACGTTCTATCACCGCATCCAACGAACCTCTTATCGTTGTCGACGGTGTGATGGATGCCGTTCATGACCTTAACGACCTCAATATGGCCGATATCCAGTCGATTTCGGTATTGAAGGACGCATCATCCACCGCCATCTACGGTTCGCGTGGCTCCAATGGTGTAATCATCGTCACAACAAAGCAGGGAAGCGGCACGAGCGGAAAACCAAATATCACCCTAAAAGCCGATATCGGTTTCTCTCAGCTCCCCAAAGGCCTCGACATAATGAATGCGTCGGAATTCGCCCAATACCGCAACGACTATGCCTATTTCAACACTGCCGACGGCAATGATGCGGTAGGCGACGGCACTCCGCTCAGCAAATATCCCTATCCCGACCCGTTCTCGCTCGGAACCGGCACCGACTGGGTGAAGGAAATCACCCGCACTGCCCCGACTCAGAATTATGCCCTCTCAATCTCCGGCCGCAGCGCCAAGACCAGCTACTACGGCTCGATAAGCTACAATGACACCGAGGGTATCATCGAAAAGAGCGGCATGAAGCGCTTTACCGGACGCCTCAGCCTCGAACACGAATTCGCCAAATGGATTAAAGTAGGCTACAAAGGCACTTATACCCACCGCGACCAGGATATGAATCTCGCTTCAATCGGCGGCACGGCATATTATCAGGCGGCCATATACCTCAGTCCGCTTATCAAAGCCAACGACAACTTCAACCCATTGTGGAACAACGGACAGAAAATCAATACTCCGCGTTCGACAATCGACCTTAATACCCACAATCTGAAGCGCCGGTCGATGAACCATGCCATCACTTTCGATGTGACAATACTCCCTAACCTCAAATTCCGCAGCCAGAACTCATATTACACTTACGATCGACAGACATTCCGTTACTATCCGAGCACACTCCCCCGCAAGGTGGAGGGCGAAGGCGGCGAGGCCTACCGAGCCGACTGGAGCGAGTACACACTGTCGAGCGAGAACACACTTACATTCAACCTCAACACAAAGAGCGGACATAATCTCGACGTGATGGGAGGTTTCACCGGATATACCTACCACGGCGACAACTTCACCCTCGAAGGTAAAGGATATATGGACGATAATGTCAAGTGGAACAATATGAACGCTGTCCCCGACAAGGAGACATATTCCGCTGCAACATCCACGACAAAAAAGACCAAGATGTCGGCGCTTGCACGCTTCAACTATAACTACAAGCAGCGCTACTACGTTACTTTCACCGGTCGTTATGACGGTGCGTCAAACTTCGCCGCCAACAACAAGTGGGCGTTCTTCCCCTCGGGAGCTCTTAAGTGGAACGCCGCCAACGAGGCGTTTCTCAAGGGTGTCGACTGGCTCGACGAACTTTCTATACGTCTGAGCGCCGGGCGTACCGGCAACGACGCCATCTCGGCCTACCGTTCGATGGCCGCTCTGTCAAGCACCACCAACGGATACTTATTCGGTGGGTCACAGCCGGTTGCATTCTATCCCAGCCGCCTGGCGTCGCCCAACCTTACATGGGAGAAGACCGACCTTTACAATGTGGCTGCCGATATATCTCTGTTCAACGGCCGACTTACACTTACCGCCGAGGGATATATCTCCCGCACTACCGACCTGCTCCTTACCGTGCAGACCGCAAGCCAGTCGGGATATACCACCAGATTCACCAACCTTGGAAAAACCTCCAACAAGGGTGTCGAGCTCAGCATCGAGAGCCGCAATATCTCCAACCGCGATTTCTCATGGACTACCAACTTCACTCTCGCCCACAACAAGCAGATGGTAGATGAAATCGGCAGCGAGGACTTCGTGTCGGCACAGGATTCACCCGGCAATAATCCCTACATGATGCAGGGATATGTCAAGGGATATCCTCTCAATGCTCTTTGGGGATTCAAGTATGCCGGAGTATGGCACAGTGTCGACGAGTTCAACCGCAACAAAATCACCAAGGCCTATGCTCCACCGTCGACCCTCAACGACGGAAATATCGCCGGCAATCTCGGCACACCGCGCTACTATGATATAAACCGCGACGGAGTGCTCAGCCAGGACGACCTTGTGTATCTCGGCAACGCCGACCCGATTCTTTACGGAGGTCTGCAGAACAATTTCCGCTGGCGCAACTTCCGTCTGGGTGTTTACTTCACATACTCTATCGGAGGCAAGATTTACAACTATTCGGAGATTTATATGTCGGGCAGTAACTTCACCAACCAGTACCGCTATATGCTCGACTCATGGCATCCTGTGCGTAATCCCGAGTCTGACTACCCGCGTGCGGGAGCTGTCAATGCCCATGTGCCCTCCGACTTCATGGTTCATGATGCGTCCTATCTGCGTCTGAAAAACATCACATTCGGATATACTCTCGACCTCAGCGACAAATGCAAGTTCATGCGCGATGTCCAGTTTACGGTATCTGGCGAGAACCTCTGGCTCTGGAAGAAGTACAACGGATTTGACCCTGACGTGTCAAGCAGTGATGACTCGGCCCTGAGGCGTGTCGACATGGGCGCTTACCCCAAAGCCCGGACATTCGTGTTCAGCGTGCAGATGCGCTACTGA
- a CDS encoding BACON domain-containing protein gives MKTSYINVRLFMAAMFMTLISVFTSCEEDYKLELPLAVAQNELTLGAGGGSTHVLVYSTGDWTATLKNPADAAWATIDMGSGSGNGEFIFSFTKNPGIPRKAVVVLTTGSDTKEIAMEQSGFVTAAEMVFMKKSFRMPGWEAASAVAFDTNLGLALDRITSKVEYGDFDTAEGADNSAVETTPATADNPGWLTGVVVEEDSVRFNVAANSDGMPRKARITLSARNTVSGRTYTTSTIVVQDADGGYIRFNAPDQVAEVESFAKTVSFLWDTNMEMFFNRMNVDVVYEEPGEEWITGFVMTPQGLQANILESHYDGERHASITVSYNGSEGSVTAVRSVLQVRPALEVNFSDLRARLASAGTVNLERDYIMAQVISEPGNPNLETNPHTAWNQCDLTESARTAYVQSIDGAYGLRVKLADIADMSALPRYATVKIALAGLTLEREDTPARYTLRGFSASNILEMTEGTVSSLPAKERHIGQLTDNDIYTFVTFKDMEVSLRYGSWGNLHNGYPHVSDLISVGDKSTHRADCMPRFFRDINGDVIPMLVNAETPWRCEGVHVPKGSGTVKAIVVYAPLDRQKANGEMGDYQIRVLSREDINLHATQGFSTVIAEWQWNSSADIKKGTDSESKVYANTGTGVMDTDCPLTGTKTALTGGFFNLTFATKNLTNAFRYCGPWWNFTDKKGYSISWTFSTEGLSGSNLAMMMTCASGLQAVPVPVPTYWHIEYSTDGTKFTMLKKNLIIYPCPVWAYEKGDCPAGNAEYIIDLPDSLFGQKSVTVRMRAASAKMTTKDGLAKGTVKATTAKVNDQYMRFDAITIKYNK, from the coding sequence ATGAAAACATCATATATAAATGTCCGGCTTTTCATGGCGGCCATGTTTATGACTCTCATTTCGGTATTCACATCGTGTGAGGAGGATTATAAGCTGGAACTGCCGCTTGCTGTGGCTCAGAATGAGCTCACTCTTGGTGCCGGAGGCGGGTCGACCCATGTGCTCGTATACAGTACCGGCGACTGGACTGCAACCCTCAAGAATCCTGCCGACGCCGCATGGGCCACTATCGACATGGGCTCGGGAAGCGGCAACGGCGAGTTTATATTCAGCTTTACTAAAAACCCGGGGATACCCCGCAAGGCGGTGGTGGTGCTGACTACCGGCTCCGACACAAAGGAGATTGCCATGGAGCAGTCGGGCTTTGTTACTGCTGCCGAAATGGTGTTCATGAAAAAGAGTTTCCGTATGCCCGGATGGGAAGCAGCCTCAGCCGTGGCTTTCGATACCAACCTTGGTCTTGCGCTTGACCGCATCACCTCAAAGGTTGAGTACGGCGATTTTGACACAGCCGAAGGGGCCGACAACAGTGCGGTAGAGACCACTCCGGCCACCGCTGACAACCCTGGATGGCTTACCGGTGTAGTTGTCGAGGAGGACTCGGTTCGGTTCAACGTCGCAGCCAACTCCGACGGAATGCCCCGCAAGGCCCGAATAACCCTGTCGGCCCGCAATACTGTAAGCGGACGCACATACACAACCTCTACAATTGTCGTGCAGGATGCCGATGGCGGCTATATCCGCTTCAATGCTCCCGACCAGGTTGCCGAGGTTGAGTCGTTTGCAAAGACCGTGTCGTTCCTCTGGGATACCAACATGGAGATGTTCTTCAACCGTATGAATGTCGATGTCGTTTACGAGGAGCCGGGCGAGGAATGGATTACAGGTTTCGTAATGACTCCCCAGGGCCTCCAGGCCAATATCCTCGAGAGCCACTACGACGGAGAGCGCCATGCCTCCATCACTGTGTCATACAACGGCAGTGAAGGCTCGGTGACAGCAGTGCGTTCCGTATTGCAGGTACGTCCGGCCCTTGAGGTGAACTTCTCCGACCTGCGCGCGCGTCTTGCATCGGCCGGTACTGTCAATCTTGAACGCGACTACATCATGGCGCAGGTAATCTCTGAGCCCGGCAACCCTAACCTGGAGACTAACCCGCATACTGCCTGGAACCAGTGTGATCTGACAGAGAGCGCTCGTACGGCCTATGTCCAGAGTATCGACGGCGCATATGGACTGCGTGTGAAGCTGGCCGATATAGCCGACATGTCCGCTCTGCCGCGTTACGCAACGGTGAAAATCGCCCTGGCCGGTCTTACTCTCGAACGTGAGGATACCCCTGCACGCTATACTCTGCGTGGATTCTCAGCCTCCAACATACTTGAGATGACTGAAGGAACCGTCTCTTCGCTTCCTGCCAAAGAACGCCATATCGGCCAACTTACCGACAATGATATCTATACATTCGTCACATTTAAAGACATGGAGGTATCGCTCCGCTACGGCTCGTGGGGAAATCTTCATAACGGATATCCTCACGTTTCCGACCTGATATCTGTAGGCGACAAGTCGACACACAGAGCCGACTGTATGCCGCGTTTCTTCCGCGACATAAACGGCGACGTGATTCCTATGCTTGTCAATGCCGAGACTCCGTGGAGATGCGAGGGTGTGCATGTGCCCAAAGGCTCAGGTACAGTGAAGGCCATTGTGGTATACGCTCCGCTTGACCGCCAGAAGGCCAACGGCGAGATGGGCGACTACCAGATTCGTGTCCTCAGCCGCGAGGATATAAATCTCCATGCCACACAGGGCTTCTCTACCGTAATCGCCGAATGGCAATGGAATTCATCGGCTGACATAAAGAAGGGAACCGACTCCGAGTCGAAAGTATATGCCAATACCGGCACAGGAGTAATGGATACCGACTGTCCGCTTACCGGTACCAAAACTGCTCTTACCGGTGGTTTCTTCAACCTGACGTTCGCCACGAAGAATCTCACCAATGCTTTCCGTTATTGCGGACCATGGTGGAACTTTACCGACAAGAAGGGATACAGCATCTCCTGGACATTCTCGACCGAGGGGCTTTCAGGCTCTAACCTCGCCATGATGATGACGTGTGCCAGCGGTCTGCAGGCTGTGCCGGTGCCGGTGCCAACCTATTGGCATATCGAGTATTCGACCGACGGCACTAAATTCACTATGCTGAAAAAGAATCTCATCATCTATCCTTGCCCCGTATGGGCGTATGAGAAAGGCGACTGTCCCGCAGGCAATGCCGAGTATATCATCGATCTTCCCGACTCTTTGTTCGGACAGAAGTCGGTGACTGTGCGCATGAGAGCGGCCTCCGCCAAAATGACCACGAAGGACGGTCTGGCCAAAGGCACAGTGAAAGCTACTACCGCCAAGGTCAATGACCAGTATATGCGCTTCGACGCCATAACTATCAAGTATAACAAGTAA
- a CDS encoding DUF4886 domain-containing protein, producing MALFSSTSCTRSDSNSENLEVELPGDTTVLPEETIDYTGLRKFISESVGNYDYCRTVTAAGEEFRLVSVSGRNVSVAKGRVPYILTGSGGDIIVDGKTLRGDAAPKISYDRAPAISATQSGNLLIDGVDIGVKAGKTLQCVINARKHIYFCFDDVTMTLGSEMFTPYNPALPENRSELNVLFIGNSFTVDATEHLPGMITASGITGVNMTRLYHGGYTLPEYYSNFYASGVCARYDYVSGAQSWSGNSTLDDTPSDALSARVWDVIVIQEHTGRSEAWSWPGVLEPAVEGLRDIFYTFRKDSRPTVVYLMSQTYSNGSTVLLNSFGNSREKMFATTSGVVKQLMADTGIDVVISTGAVLENLRTSRVNVDNGLQLTRDSYHMDFGLTRYAAACAVFETIITPATGKSIDDCPYRYSVSSTESGKYCTPVTDDNAPVAQQAAHEAVRHPFAVTAIK from the coding sequence TTGGCGTTATTCTCATCTACGTCATGCACCCGCTCGGATAGTAATAGCGAGAATCTCGAAGTGGAACTGCCGGGCGATACGACTGTACTCCCTGAAGAAACGATTGATTACACCGGGTTGAGAAAATTCATCTCGGAGAGTGTCGGAAACTACGATTACTGTCGTACTGTCACAGCCGCCGGCGAGGAGTTCCGACTCGTATCCGTAAGTGGCAGAAATGTATCGGTAGCCAAAGGCCGTGTGCCCTATATTCTGACCGGAAGCGGAGGCGATATCATTGTCGACGGAAAAACATTGCGTGGAGATGCGGCTCCAAAGATATCTTATGACAGGGCGCCTGCAATATCGGCCACCCAGTCGGGCAATCTGTTGATTGACGGGGTTGACATAGGAGTGAAAGCCGGAAAGACACTTCAATGTGTGATAAATGCACGCAAGCACATATATTTCTGTTTCGACGATGTGACCATGACTCTCGGCAGCGAGATGTTTACCCCATATAATCCCGCACTTCCTGAGAACCGGAGTGAGTTGAATGTGCTTTTCATCGGCAACAGCTTTACGGTCGATGCTACCGAGCATCTTCCGGGAATGATTACAGCATCGGGTATCACAGGCGTGAATATGACACGCCTTTACCATGGAGGGTACACACTTCCTGAATATTACTCCAACTTTTATGCATCGGGCGTCTGCGCCCGCTACGACTATGTGTCCGGCGCTCAGTCGTGGAGCGGCAACAGCACTCTTGATGACACACCGTCCGACGCGCTTTCAGCCCGCGTATGGGATGTTATAGTAATCCAGGAGCACACCGGCCGCAGCGAGGCATGGTCGTGGCCCGGAGTGCTGGAGCCTGCTGTAGAAGGTTTGCGCGACATATTCTATACATTCCGCAAAGATAGCCGTCCCACGGTGGTCTACCTTATGTCGCAGACTTATAGCAATGGTTCCACTGTACTGCTTAATTCCTTCGGCAACAGCCGCGAGAAGATGTTTGCCACTACATCAGGTGTTGTGAAACAGCTGATGGCCGACACCGGTATCGATGTTGTCATATCCACCGGAGCAGTGCTGGAGAATCTACGCACTTCGAGGGTGAATGTAGACAATGGTCTCCAGCTCACACGCGACAGCTATCATATGGATTTCGGTCTTACACGCTATGCCGCTGCATGCGCGGTATTCGAGACAATAATCACCCCCGCTACCGGAAAGTCGATTGATGATTGTCCGTACCGTTATTCGGTGTCATCGACCGAATCGGGCAAATACTGCACTCCCGTTACCGACGACAACGCTCCTGTGGCGCAACAGGCCGCCCATGAAGCGGTAAGACATCCCTTTGCCGTTACGGCAATAAAATAA
- a CDS encoding RagB/SusD family nutrient uptake outer membrane protein: protein MKIKYFLTAVAVAVTSAFSSCSLDEEVDGFSEPHTFYQNRAQCISGLNSCYIPLKNIYTYKMMLATESTTDIAFARSGTLDAVLDLSPSQPRHGADVWTYSYRGVMYCNAAEAGITSSPLSEEDKIPLLGEARIMRAFYYYVLTSFFGDVPYYTVDVATEEIQYEVAHLPRMSAVETREKIIAELLEILPMMEQARTSDVEGNRSGAAMGWMLVTKMAMWNKDYDTALSAIARLEEIYGSLDQYPIDDIMFRNKNTPESIFEIQHTYTAGGVNYSSNVAAICMPYPKTTGEAIYNGVEIPILGKDATAWSPMLPSAYFSGSLMYEGTVDKRDAINLIHSGYEGQKFPTTGYTAFGPKFWCPGMSGTYDSNNYKVFRYADALLMKAECYCMKETDADKAVEYLNMVKRRAGLDDYQFRNWTKLFQEIMDERARELFGEFQRKFDLVRWGVWYERTNAFTGYDKVQNNMRPCHEYYPIPDKEVVYSGYALDNNAYKADGL, encoded by the coding sequence ATGAAAATCAAATATTTCCTGACAGCAGTAGCGGTAGCGGTAACGTCGGCTTTTTCCTCGTGCAGTCTCGATGAGGAGGTTGATGGATTCTCTGAGCCGCATACTTTCTATCAGAACCGGGCGCAATGTATCTCGGGTCTGAATTCCTGCTATATCCCGCTGAAAAATATATACACCTACAAGATGATGCTTGCCACGGAGTCGACTACCGACATAGCGTTTGCCCGCTCGGGCACACTCGACGCCGTGCTCGACCTCTCCCCCTCACAGCCACGCCACGGCGCCGACGTGTGGACATATTCCTATCGTGGAGTCATGTACTGCAACGCGGCAGAGGCTGGTATAACCAGCTCGCCGCTCTCGGAGGAGGACAAGATACCTCTGTTGGGCGAGGCCCGGATAATGCGTGCGTTCTACTACTACGTGCTCACGAGCTTCTTCGGCGACGTGCCTTACTATACTGTCGATGTAGCTACCGAGGAGATTCAGTATGAGGTGGCCCATCTGCCGCGTATGTCGGCTGTGGAGACACGCGAAAAGATTATAGCCGAACTCCTTGAAATCCTCCCTATGATGGAGCAGGCACGCACCTCCGATGTCGAGGGCAACCGCTCCGGCGCCGCCATGGGATGGATGCTCGTGACTAAGATGGCCATGTGGAACAAGGATTATGATACGGCTCTCTCTGCCATCGCCCGCCTTGAGGAGATATACGGCAGTCTCGACCAGTATCCGATCGACGATATCATGTTCCGCAACAAGAATACTCCCGAGTCAATATTCGAGATACAGCACACATACACTGCCGGCGGTGTCAACTACTCGTCGAACGTTGCAGCCATATGCATGCCTTATCCCAAGACTACCGGCGAGGCCATATACAACGGTGTGGAGATACCTATACTCGGCAAGGATGCCACAGCCTGGTCGCCTATGCTCCCGTCTGCTTATTTCTCCGGCTCGCTGATGTATGAAGGCACGGTCGACAAGCGTGATGCAATCAATCTCATCCACTCAGGCTACGAAGGACAGAAATTTCCCACCACAGGCTACACGGCCTTTGGTCCGAAATTCTGGTGCCCGGGTATGTCGGGTACTTACGATTCCAACAATTACAAGGTGTTCCGCTATGCCGATGCCCTGCTGATGAAGGCCGAGTGCTACTGCATGAAGGAGACCGATGCCGACAAGGCTGTAGAGTACCTCAACATGGTAAAGCGCCGCGCAGGTCTTGATGACTATCAGTTCCGCAACTGGACTAAACTCTTCCAGGAGATTATGGACGAGCGTGCCCGTGAGCTGTTCGGTGAGTTCCAGCGTAAGTTCGACCTCGTGAGGTGGGGTGTATGGTATGAACGCACCAATGCCTTTACCGGCTACGACAAGGTGCAGAACAACATGCGCCCCTGCCATGAGTATTATCCTATTCCCGACAAGGAAGTGGTATACTCGGGCTATGCTCTTGACAACAATGCCTATAAGGCCGATGGTCTATAG
- a CDS encoding IS30 family transposase, whose amino-acid sequence MYRQLTSQQRSQIFALLQRKTSREEIALIVGCSQSTLCRELKRNSTTKGHYLWEKAHAKALERRKRTTSNKKLDSVLVWRIKQMIIDHQWSPEQIRGVLAKEGVSVSIQTIYNIINADESGELRRHRRHPDFRRRPKGERKPTKATNIPNRTSIHDRPAEADGKRFGDFEMDLIVDAYGHAILVLLERMTGFVMMEKLPYGKRAKPLSKTVVRMLYAYRKYLKTITTDNGSEFAAHLDITAGLRIKGLDDVTVYFADSYCSWQKGAVENINKLIRQYIPKKSNFNDFTDLYIKNVAKKLNLRPRKKLGFSNPKTEFFKQIANFALAS is encoded by the coding sequence ATGTACAGACAATTAACCTCGCAGCAAAGGTCGCAAATTTTCGCCTTACTGCAAAGAAAAACTTCGAGAGAAGAAATTGCCCTCATAGTAGGGTGCAGTCAGTCAACGCTTTGTCGTGAACTGAAGCGCAATTCCACAACCAAAGGCCACTATCTGTGGGAAAAGGCTCATGCCAAAGCCCTTGAACGCAGAAAGCGCACCACATCCAACAAGAAGCTCGACAGCGTGTTGGTGTGGCGTATAAAACAGATGATTATTGACCACCAATGGTCACCAGAACAAATTCGTGGCGTGTTGGCCAAGGAAGGTGTTTCCGTATCCATACAGACCATTTACAACATTATAAACGCTGATGAAAGCGGAGAACTGCGCCGTCACCGCAGACATCCCGACTTCCGACGACGACCAAAAGGCGAACGCAAACCCACTAAAGCCACCAACATACCAAACCGCACAAGCATACACGACAGACCGGCCGAGGCCGACGGCAAACGCTTTGGCGATTTTGAGATGGATCTTATTGTTGATGCCTACGGGCACGCGATTCTAGTGCTGCTTGAACGCATGACTGGCTTTGTGATGATGGAGAAACTACCTTACGGAAAAAGAGCCAAGCCATTGTCAAAGACTGTCGTGAGAATGCTGTACGCATACCGTAAATATCTTAAAACCATCACTACTGACAACGGCAGCGAGTTCGCGGCACACCTCGACATAACCGCCGGATTACGCATCAAAGGTCTCGATGATGTGACTGTTTACTTTGCCGACAGCTACTGCTCATGGCAGAAAGGAGCGGTCGAAAACATCAACAAACTCATCCGTCAATACATCCCCAAAAAGTCAAATTTCAATGATTTCACTGACCTATACATCAAGAATGTCGCAAAGAAACTAAACCTCAGACCACGGAAAAAACTCGGTTTTTCAAACCCGAAAACCGAGTTCTTCAAACAAATCGCTAATTTTGCACTTGCCAGTTGA
- a CDS encoding Gfo/Idh/MocA family protein, which translates to MKKVIALLAATLFALSPEISAADGTPASVKCNAYNPIRTEVPQRAKGQTDMLEFAAAPIDTVRIGFIGLGMRGPSAVERFTHIPGTRIVALCDLEPARVDSAQMILRRAGLPDAAGYSGSEDAWKKLCERKDIDLVYIVTDWKTHAPMGVYAMEHGKHVAIEVPAAINLDEIWQLINTSERTRRHCMQLENCIYDFFEMNTLNMAQQGLFGEVLHVEGSYIHDLKEFWPYYHNDWRMKYNIDHRGDVYPTHGVGPACQLLDIHRGDRMTTLVSMDTKAVNGPAYIEETTGKRPETFLNGDHTMTMIRTANGKTIHIQHDVLTPRPYSRMYQLTGTKGFANKYPSQGYAFEPEQIADNGTMPDHENLSAHSFISSAQKKALEEKYTHPIIREVGEQAKKVGGHGGMDYIMDYRLIYCLRNGLPLDMDVYDLAEWCSLIPLSEISINNGSAPVEVPDFTRGAWNRVKGYRHAMAAPAKDVMK; encoded by the coding sequence ATGAAAAAAGTAATCGCTCTCCTCGCCGCAACACTATTTGCCTTATCGCCGGAAATAAGTGCCGCAGATGGCACTCCCGCATCTGTAAAATGTAATGCTTACAACCCCATCCGCACTGAAGTGCCCCAACGCGCAAAAGGCCAGACCGACATGCTTGAATTTGCCGCAGCCCCGATTGACACTGTGCGCATCGGATTTATCGGCCTTGGCATGCGCGGTCCGAGCGCTGTAGAACGTTTCACCCATATACCGGGCACACGCATAGTAGCTCTGTGCGACCTTGAGCCGGCTCGTGTCGACTCCGCTCAGATGATATTGCGGCGCGCGGGCCTGCCAGATGCCGCCGGATACTCCGGCTCGGAAGACGCCTGGAAGAAATTGTGTGAACGGAAGGATATCGACCTCGTATATATAGTGACCGACTGGAAGACACATGCTCCGATGGGCGTATATGCCATGGAGCATGGCAAACATGTGGCAATCGAGGTGCCCGCAGCCATTAATCTCGACGAGATATGGCAGCTCATCAACACCTCCGAGCGCACACGCCGTCACTGCATGCAACTCGAAAACTGTATCTACGACTTCTTTGAGATGAACACCCTCAATATGGCCCAGCAGGGACTCTTCGGAGAAGTGCTTCACGTAGAGGGAAGCTATATCCATGATCTGAAAGAATTCTGGCCATATTACCACAACGACTGGCGTATGAAGTACAACATCGACCATCGCGGCGATGTATATCCGACCCATGGCGTAGGGCCGGCCTGTCAGCTTCTCGACATACACCGAGGCGACCGCATGACCACACTCGTGTCAATGGACACCAAGGCTGTCAACGGCCCGGCATACATCGAGGAAACTACAGGCAAACGCCCCGAGACATTCCTCAACGGTGACCACACGATGACAATGATACGCACCGCCAACGGCAAGACTATCCACATACAGCATGACGTACTCACACCGAGGCCATATTCACGCATGTATCAGCTTACAGGCACAAAGGGATTCGCCAACAAATATCCCTCGCAGGGCTACGCATTCGAGCCGGAGCAGATTGCCGACAACGGCACTATGCCCGACCATGAAAACCTGAGCGCCCACAGTTTCATCTCATCAGCTCAGAAAAAGGCTCTGGAGGAAAAATATACCCACCCTATCATACGTGAGGTAGGCGAGCAGGCAAAAAAGGTAGGTGGACACGGTGGAATGGACTATATAATGGACTATCGCCTCATCTACTGTCTGCGCAACGGTCTGCCTCTCGACATGGATGTATACGACCTGGCCGAATGGTGTTCGCTCATCCCCCTGTCGGAGATTTCCATCAACAACGGCTCCGCGCCTGTCGAGGTACCGGACTTCACACGCGGCGCCTGGAATCGCGTGAAAGGCTATCGCCACGCAATGGCAGCCCCTGCCAAGGATGTGATGAAATAA